The Deltaproteobacteria bacterium genomic sequence GATCCATTCGTCGGCGAACTTGCCCGACTGGATGTCGGCGAGGATCGCCTTCATCGCCTTGCGGGCCTCGGGTCCGATCACCCGCTTGCCGCGCGTCATGTCGCCGTACTCGGCCGTGTTGCTGATCGAGTACCGCATGTTGGCGATGCCGCCCTCGTAGATGAGGTCGACGATCAGCTTCACCTCGTGGAGGCACTCGAAGTACGCCATCTCGGGGGAGTACCCCGCCTCGACCAGCGTCTCGTAGCCCGCGCGGATGAGCTCCGTGAGGCCGCCGCAGAGCACCGACTGCTCGCCGAAGAGGTCGGTCTCGGTCTCCTCCTTGAAGGTGGTCTCGAGCACCGCGGCGCGCGTCCCGCCGATGCCCTTCGCGTACGCCAGGCCGACCGGCTTCGTGTCGCCGCCCGGATCCTGCGCGATGGCGAGCAGGCACGGCACACCGCGGCCCTTCTCGTACTCGCTGCGCACGAGGTGGCCGGGCCCCTTGGGCGCGACCATGAAGACGTTCACGTCGGCGGGCGGGACGATCTTCTGGTAGTGGATGTTGAACCCGTGGCCGAAGGCCAGGAAGTTGCCCGCCCGGAGGCCGGGCGCGATGTCCCCCTCGTAGATCTCGGCACCCTGCTCGTCGGGGACGAGCATCATGACGACGTCGCCCTCGCGCGCCGCGGTGGCCGTGTCGACGACGCGGAGGCCGGCGCCCTCGGCCTTCGGCCGCGACGCGCTGTCGGCGCGGAGGCCCACGCGGACGTCCATCCCGCTGTCGCGCAGGTTGAGGGCGTGGGCGTGTCCCTGGCTGCCGTAGCCGATGATGGCGATCTTCTTCCCCTGGAGCGGTACCAGGTTCGCGTCCCGGTCATGGTAGATGTTCATGATGCCGCCCGCTCCTTCTCCTTGCCGTCCGCTGCGAGAAGGCGCGTGCCGCGGAACATCGCCACCTTCCCGGTGCGCACGATCTCCTTGATGCCGACCGGCTTCAGCAGCTCGATCAGCGCGTGGATCTTGTCCTCGGTGCCCGTCACCTCGATGACGTAGGAGTGCTGCGAGACGTCGATGATCTTGCCGCGGAAGATGTCGACGATGTTCATCACCTCGCCGCGCGTCCGCTCGTCGGCGGCCACCTTGATGAGCACGAGCTCGCGCTCGACGTGCTCGGTGCCCGTGAAGTCGGTGAGCTTGATGACCGCGATCAGCTTGTAGAGCTGCTTCTCGATCTGCTCGAGCACCTGGTCGTCGCCGCGCGTGACCAGCGTGATGCGCGACACGGTCGGGTCCATCGTCTCGGCCACGGACAGGCTCTCGATGTTGAAGCCGCGCCCGCTGAACAGCCCGGCGACGCGCGCCAGGACGCCGAATTCGTTCTCGACCAGCACGGAAATGGTGTGGCGCATCGGCTCAGTGCGGGCGGTAGCGGGCCAGGATCTCCATGATCTTGTCCTTGCCCGCGAGCTTGAGCTTCTGCAGCCGCTTCTTCTCCACCTCCTCCTCCGTGGTGAGGTGCAGCTTCTGCTGGTAGACGGCGAGGCGGCGTTCCAGATCGACGTGCTCCTCGTAGTACCGCCTGAGGTCGGGCTCGCGCTCCAGCAGGGACTGGATCAGCTCCTCGTCCTTCTTCTCCATCGCGTGAAAAACCTTATCGCGCCGTAAAACGGCTTGTCAACGCGACACGGGGCGTGCGAGCTCGGCCTCGGGCAGACGAACGTAGACGGGCTCGAGGTCGCCCGGGTTCGCCCCCTCGCCCGCGAGGAGCCGCTGCCAGCCGAGCCGCGCCACGATGCCGCCGCGCGGATGGTGGGTCGCGAAGGGACGGATGGTGGCGCGCGCGCCGAGGACGTCGCGGTACACCGTTCCCGCATCACCGACGAGCACGCACGGCGGCTCGAGCCGGGCGGCGAGCTCGGCCGGGCGCACGGCGAGATCCGGGGTGAGCCGGCGCGGTCCCGATCCCGTCGCCTCGAAGAGGGCGGCGTACACCTCGCCCTTGCGGGCGTCGAGCGCGGCGCAGATCCGTTCCCCCGGCGCGGCCCCGGCCACCCAGGCGAGCGCCTCGAGCGTCGGCACGGCGACGAGCGGGACCTGGCCGGCGAACGCAACCCCCTTGGCGTAGCCGAGACCGATGCGGAGCCCGGTGAACGAGCCGGGACCGATCGAGACCGCGAGCGCATCGAGCGCCCGGACACCGAGCGCCGCGTCGGCGAGCACGCGTGCGACCAGGAGCGGCAAGGCCTGCGCGTGCGACCGCGATTCCGGCTGCGCCGCCTCGGCGAGCACCACGCCGTCGCGCACCACACCCACGGCCGCCGTCCAGGTGGCGGTGTCGAGCCCGAGGACGGTCAGCGGACGGGAGCGGTGATCACCCGTGGGAATCAGCCCTGAACGAGCCGGTGGATGTCGTTGTAGAAGACGAAGACCATCAGCGTGATGAGGAGCAGCAGCCCCACCTGCTGGGCCAGCTCGCGGTGCCGCTGGCGGAGCG encodes the following:
- the ilvC gene encoding ketol-acid reductoisomerase → MNIYHDRDANLVPLQGKKIAIIGYGSQGHAHALNLRDSGMDVRVGLRADSASRPKAEGAGLRVVDTATAAREGDVVMMLVPDEQGAEIYEGDIAPGLRAGNFLAFGHGFNIHYQKIVPPADVNVFMVAPKGPGHLVRSEYEKGRGVPCLLAIAQDPGGDTKPVGLAYAKGIGGTRAAVLETTFKEETETDLFGEQSVLCGGLTELIRAGYETLVEAGYSPEMAYFECLHEVKLIVDLIYEGGIANMRYSISNTAEYGDMTRGKRVIGPEARKAMKAILADIQSGKFADEWITEHRCGSPHFRELRKEAAKHPVEEVGTRLRALMPWLASNRLVDRSRN
- the ilvN gene encoding acetolactate synthase small subunit, which codes for MRHTISVLVENEFGVLARVAGLFSGRGFNIESLSVAETMDPTVSRITLVTRGDDQVLEQIEKQLYKLIAVIKLTDFTGTEHVERELVLIKVAADERTRGEVMNIVDIFRGKIIDVSQHSYVIEVTGTEDKIHALIELLKPVGIKEIVRTGKVAMFRGTRLLAADGKEKERAAS
- a CDS encoding DUF465 domain-containing protein, whose product is MEKKDEELIQSLLEREPDLRRYYEEHVDLERRLAVYQQKLHLTTEEEVEKKRLQKLKLAGKDKIMEILARYRPH
- the tsaB gene encoding tRNA (adenosine(37)-N6)-threonylcarbamoyltransferase complex dimerization subunit type 1 TsaB: MIPTGDHRSRPLTVLGLDTATWTAAVGVVRDGVVLAEAAQPESRSHAQALPLLVARVLADAALGVRALDALAVSIGPGSFTGLRIGLGYAKGVAFAGQVPLVAVPTLEALAWVAGAAPGERICAALDARKGEVYAALFEATGSGPRRLTPDLAVRPAELAARLEPPCVLVGDAGTVYRDVLGARATIRPFATHHPRGGIVARLGWQRLLAGEGANPGDLEPVYVRLPEAELARPVSR